The following DNA comes from Thermococcus piezophilus.
CTCGTGGTCGTTGACGTTCCTTATGGTGGTTGGAACGAGCACTATTCCGGGACCGCCTGCCTTCCTTACGTTCTCGAAGATGAGCGGAATCTCCCAATGGTTCTTCCAGTTGGTCTGGGGCGTCATTCCATCGTAGCTCAGATAGAGGGTGTTCACCCCTGCCTCCCTAATCTTCGTGACCAGCTCTGGCTCGAAGGCGAGCTTGATTCCATCCGTGTTTAGCTGGACGTGGTCGTAGCCCTCTTCCTTCGCTATCTTGATGATTTCTATGAGGTCTTCTCTAATTGTTGGCTCTCCACCCGTGAGCTGAACGGCGTTGGCTCCAACTGGGTACTCCTTCTTAGCGTTGCGAAGCATCATGCGAATCTGCTCAAGCGTCGGCTCGTAGATGGGCTGGCCTTCCTTGGCGTAGAAGAAGCAGTACCAGCAGCTCAGGTTGCAGCGGTTGGTGAGAACGATGTTGAGCAGGTTGGTGTGAGAGCGGTGTCTGGCACACAATCCACAGTCGAAGGGGCAGTTGACGCCTGAGTTCTCGACGTTGAAACTGAGGAGCCTCCAGTCATACTTCCATTTCTGGAAGCGGTAGTACTGCTCAACGCTCTCATAATAAACATCGGTGATCATGCCTTCGGGACAGCGCTTGGTTATCCAAACCTTTCCATCCTTCTCCCAGATGAGTGCGGGAACGACTCTCCTCGTCTCGGGACACAGGGAATACGTCTTATGTGGCAGCGGGTCGCCGTAATTCCTGCTGGCGGCCTTTATCATCTCCTCAAACTCTTCCTCCGTGAGCTCGGGAAACTCAATGATGTCCCGTACTCTGCGGGTGAGCTGCTCGAACTCCTTTTCCCCGCTGGGTACTTCGCCAACACTCTCTGCCATAGGGGTCACCTCTCCCATCTTTGCCTTTAGTCGAGTCTTCAATCACTGAGTATAAAAACTTTTGCGTAAATATGCAGATTTGCTTTCATAGGTGGGATGGGGGTGGGTTCATCTGGCTTACCTGGTGAAGTTTTGAGCATCCCACTGGGTAGGGGCTAAAGTCTTGGCGGGAAGAAACGGTTAAAAGTTCCGGGTCAAACTTAAGGCGGTGGTAGAATGCCAGCGAGAGAGATGAGGATGGAGATGTTCTTCCGGGCGCTCCTCAGGAGGGACTTCAGCAAGGCCAAGACCCATCTCGAAAAGCTCCAGAAGATGGTCGGGAGCGACGAGTGGGGGCGCGGCTACGGCAAGGCGATAACTGGATTCATGAGCGCCATAAAGGACAACGACCCCGATGCGTTGATAGTCCAGCTTATAAAGGAGCATGACAGGGAGAAGGCCGAGAAGCTGCTGAAGCACTTCGGGGGAATTCTCGAGCACGACTTCCGCGACGAGTACGAGAGGGGCTACTACACAGCCTGGATCGAGTTCCTCAAGGCTTACCTCTCTCAGAAGGCACTGACGCAGAAGCTCTGAGGTGTTCTCATGGGGAAAGAAGAGCTCATGAAAAAGCTAGCGGAGAAAATTAGAAGCTGCCGAAAGTGTCCCCTCGGCGAGCTCAGGACGAACACAGTTCCAGGTGCTGGGAGCTACGAGGCCAAGGTGATGTTCGTCGGGGAAGCTCCGGGCTACTGGGAGGACCAGAAAGGGCTTCCTTTCGTTGGGAGGGCAGGAAAGGTTCTTGACGAGCTTTTGGCGGAGATTGGCCTTAAACGAGAGGACGTCTATATCACCAACATAATCAAATGCCGTCCTCCAGACAATAGAGACCCAACGGAGGATGAAATCAAGGCTTGTTCGCCGTATCTTGACAGGCAGATAGACATCATAAAGCCAAAGGTCATCGTTCCACTTGGGAGACACTCGATGCGTTACATACTCGAGAAGTTCGGCTTCGATACTGAGCCGATAAGCAAGATACACGGAAAAACCTTCGAAGCGCACACACTTTTCGGGAAGATTGTCATAATGCCGATGTACCACCCTGCCGTCGCCCTTTACCGTCCAACTTTGAGGGAGGAGCTCATGAAGGACTTTCATAAGTTGAAAACGCTGATTGGAGAATCTTTGTGAAAATTTCTTCACTCATCACTTACTCTTCTGAGTGATTTTCTCTCTTTCAGCATTTTTAAGGTTTAATTGCGCTTTTCTGAAGCTTTTTCTGGGAAAGGTTTTTATGATATTAGTAGACATTAATGTACTTGAAAGTCCCAATTAATGCAGAGATCCGTGAAATTCACCTCGAATGCAGTAACTGAGTCTTTAATGGGTGGAAGCGTTCCCAAAAATTTTTCGAGAATACGACAGTATGACAAAGGATATACAGAAAGCTTTATATTTGCCTCGTATTCCTTTGCATGAAACACTTCAGGAGGTGAAAATGTGTCGGACTTCGGTGTGTTGGCGCTACTGCCCCCATTGGTTGCCATTATTTTAGCTATCTGGACAAAGAGGGTCATCCTGGCGCTGTTAGCGGGCGTCTGGATTGGTGGAGTGATGGTCGCCGGCGGCAATCCAGTGGTCGGAACCACCCAGACGCTGGAGTGGATTGTTAGTAGCGTTACAAGCGACTGGAACGCCAGGATACTCATATTTGACTTCCTGATCGGCGCGGGTGTCGGACTTATCTACAAGTCCGGCGCAGTCCACGCGCTGGCGGCTTCCCTGGCAAGGAGGGTCAAAAGCAGCAGGGAAGCCTCAGTCCTCGGATGGATCCTTGGTGTACTGGTGTTCTTCGATGACTACACCAACACCATAGTCGTCGGAAACACCATGAGGCCCATAACTGACAGGATGAGGATTTCCAGGGAGATGCTCGCTTACATAGACGACTCTACCGCGGCACCGGTAGCTGGACTGGCACTCGTCTCAACTTGGATAGGATACGAGCTGCTCATGATAGGAAAGGGATTCGACAGCGCCAACATCGTCTACGGAACCTACGACGCTTGGCTCTCAAGTGTTCCCTATAGGTTCTATTCGATACTGGCAATACTACTCGTTTTCATCGTTGCATATACCCACAGGCACTACGGCCCCATGCTGAAGGCTGAATACCGCGCCAGGACCAAGGGCAAAGTCCTCCGCGACGGTGCGAAGCCGCTCATGACGACCGAGGTTGACTTGGGAATGCCCAAGGAGGGCGGAAACCTCTGGGACTTTGTGATTCCCATACTCGTCCTTGTTGGAGTCTCGATGCTGGCACTCTGGTACACCGGGGCGGCCAACCTGGAAGCCTACAGTCAGGATCTCGGCTGGTGGACCGATCTGGAGAACCCGTTCGGTGTCAACTTCCTCAACTACAGCTTCATCGAGTCCTTCCGTGAGGCCGACGCTGCAACAGCACTCCTCTGGGGCTCCTTCGCCATGGTCGTCGTTGCCAGCATAATGCTTCTTGGCAGGAGGAAGATGACCGTTGAGGAGTGGGAAGACACCGTTATAAAGGGAATGAAGCAGATGCTCTTCGCCAACACCATCCTTGTCCTTGCATGGAGCCTTGGAACCGCCGCTGAAAGCGTTGGAACCGGTGACTACGTCATCAGTCTTGCGACCAGCTCTGGAACAAACCTCGGACCATGGATGCCGCTGATAATGTTCCTCTCTGCGATGTTCGTTGCGTTTACCACGGGAACTAGCTGGGGAACTTTTGCTATAATGGTTCCGCTTGGAGTCCAGCTCAGCTTGGCTTTTACCAAAGGTCAAGTTAATGAGATAGTCTTCGCCACCATCGGAGCCACGTTTACCGGAAGCATCTTCGGCGACCACTGCTCACCCATCAGTGATACCACCATCATGAGCTCCATGTTCAGTGGTTCTGACCACATAGACCACGTCACAACCCAAATACCCTATGCCTTCACGGTTGCGACAATTGGCAGCGTGCTGTACCTCCTGTTCGCCCTGGGAGTCACGAGCTGGGTGATACTCCTGCCGCTGGGTATAGCTCTCCTCGTCGGTGCGTGGTACGTCCTCAGCGAGTGGTACGGCAAGAAGTACGGCATACCGCACGGTAAGGTGCCCATCTACGTGGCTGAAGAGTGATTTCCTCTTTTTCCGTACCTTTCCTTCACCAATTTTAAAAACATGAGAGAGCACTCTTCTTAGAGGTGATGGTGATGCTGATTAGAGCTTTCGTTCCCGCCCACATCACAGCCTTTTTCGTCCCGCGCTTTCACGATGATCCGCTTAAAGCAGGCTCGCTGGGGGCCGGTGTGAACCTCTCCAATGGCACGAACGTCTTTCTCAGTGTTGAAACCGGAACGCTGGAGAGGCACATTCACGTGGCCTTCAACGGCGAGCCTGTGAAGAAGGACGAGGCCGTGATAAGCCACTCCGTCGCTGAAGAGCTCGTTCCAATGGATTTCACAGGTAGGGTTGAGATATGGCAGTACTTCGACTTTCCCAACGGCTACGGCTTTGGCAACAGTGCCGGTGGAGCCCTGGGGACGGCTCTTGCCCTATCATACCGCTTTGGGGGAACCTACCTAAGGGCCGCCCAAATCGCTCACAAACACGAGGTTCTCAACAAAGGTGGCCTCGGTGACATTGTGGGACAGCTCGCCGGGGGTATAGAGATCAGAGTAAAGGCCGGCGGCCCGGGAATCGGTGTGGTGGACAATCTGTTCTTCGAGGACTGCAGGGTGCTCGTTGTTCCCCTTGGAAGACTCTCGACAAAGGAAGTGCTCGACGGCGACGTAATTAGGGCCATAGAGGTCGAAGGCTCAAAAGCCTTGGAAAGACTCCTCGCCGATCCGAGACCGGAACGCATGATGGTTCTCGCTAGGGAGTTCGCCGAAAGAACCGGCCTCCTGAGCGGGGAACTCCTCGAGCTGGCGAAGCAGATAGATAATGTTCTATCCAGCCCAAGCTCAATGATAATGCTCGGCAAAGGTCTCTTCGCCCTTGTGAGGCCGAAGGAAATTGAAATAGTCAGGGAAGTTGTCACCGACCTTGAGGTTCCCTTTGACATCGTGGAGGTCTTCAGGGGAAGGCCAGAAGTTGGGCGGTGGGTGGGGTAGACTTTTATCTTCTTCAGCCCTATTCCCCTCGGTGGTGAGTATGGCAGACATGAAATACAGGGAACTTTCTGACCTTTACCGCAGGCTCGAGAATACCACACTCAAGACGCTGAAGACCAAGTTTGTGGCCGATTTCCTGAAGAGGGTTCTTGATGAGGAGCTCCTTGAGATAGTCCCATACCTTATCCTCGGTAAGGTCTTTCCGGATTGGGACGAGCGGGAACTTGGTGTCGGTGAGAAGCTTCTCATAAAGGCCGTTTCTAAGGCTACTGGCATCCCGGAGAAGGAAATAGAAAACTCCATCAAAGACACGGGTGATCTGGGCGAGAGCGTGGCTCTGGCATTGAAGAAAAAGAGGCAGAAGAGCTTCTTCTCCCAGCCGCTCACTATAAAGCGCGTCTACAAGACCTTTGTCAAGATATCCGAGGCGAGTGGCGAAGGGAGCCAGGACAGGAAGCTAAAATACCTCGCCAACCTCTTCATGGACGCCGAGGCTGAGGAAGGAAAATATCTGGCCAGAACTGTCCTTGGAACAATGAGGACCGGTGTCGCCGAGGGAATTCTGAGGGATGCGATAGCCGAGGCCTTCAAGGTCAAGGCGGAGTTAGTTGAGCGCGCCTACATGCTCACTAGCGACTTCGGCTACGTGGCGAAGGTATCCAAGCTTGAGGGCAACGAGGGTCTTTCAAAGGTTCAGATCCAGATAGGTAAGCCGATAAGGCCGATGCTGGCCCAGCTGGCGGCAAACGTCAAAGAGGCCTTAATCGAGATGGGCGGTGAAGCGGCGTTTGAGATAAAGTACGATGGGGCGCGAGTTCAGATCCACAAGGACGGCGATACGGTTGTAGTCTACTCCCGCAGGCTGGAGAACGTCACACGTTCAATCCCAGAGATGGTTGAGGCGATAAAGTCCCATATAAAGGCGGAAAAGGCGATAGTCGAGGGCGAACTGGTGGCGGTCGGGGACGGCGGCCGTCCAAGGCCCTTCCAGTACGTGCTCAGGCGCTTCAGGAGGAAGTACAACATAGAGGAGATGATAGAGAAAATCCCTCTGGAGCTGAATCTCTTTGACGCCCTATACGTTGACGGGGAAGGGCTTATAGACGTTCAATTCCGGGAGAGGAGAGCCAGGCTCGAGGAAATTGTCGAGGAAAGTGGGAAGGTTAAGCTCGCCCAGCAGCTCGTCACGAAGAACCCGGAGGATGCGGAGGAGTTTTACAAGCGAGCCCTTGAGCTCGGTCACGAGGGGCTCATGGCGAAGCGCTTGGATTCCGTCTACGAGCCTGGAAACAGGGGCAAGAAGTGGCTCAAGATAAAGCCGACGATGGAGAACTTAGACCTCGTCATCGTAGGTGCGGAGTGGGGTGAGGGAAGGCGCGCCCATGTACTTGGCTCGTTCCTAGTTGCCGCCTATGACCCAGAGCAGGGCCGCTTTGTTCCCGTTGGAAAGGTGGGTAGCGGCTTCACGGATGAGGATCTGGTCGAGTTCACCAAGATGCTCAAACCCCTCATAGTCAAGGAGGAGGGCAAATACGTCGAGATAGAGCCCAAGGTGGTCGTTGAGGTAACTTACCAGGAGATACAGAAGAGCCCGAAGTATGAGAGCGGCTTCGCTTTGCGCTTCCCGCGCTACTTGGCCCTGAGGGAAGACAAGGGTCCAGAAGAGGCCGATACTCTGGAGCGCATCGCCCAGCTCTACGAGTTCCAGGAGAGGTTCAGGGCAAAGAGGTGAGCTCCTCTTTCTCTTCTTCCTCTGGGATCAGCCCTGTGGCAAGCTTGGCCGCTTTCTCCACCATCGCCGCAGTGACGAGCATGAATGCCGTAGATATGGCTGCTAAAGAGGTAACAACCTCAACAGGCAGGCCCTCGATTGCCGCCAGTGGGGGCAAATCGTAAACTGCATGTGCAGCCATGGAGAACGCCAGCCCGCGGAACCTTTTCCATCTTCTTCCACTCAGGAGAAAACCGGCCGATACTACAGCCCAAACGGTGTGGAGTCCGACGAGAACCACTCTAACGCCGGCTAAGTATAGACTCTCCCCGAGAGATATTATCCCCATGGTGTAAGCCAATCCCTCTATTAAGCCAAGGAAGAAACCGGTTCCTGCTACCAGTTTCCACTTTTCCCATTTTTGGGCATCCCTGAAGAAGGCTAGGGGAAGAAGCTTAACACTCTCCTCGACGAGACCAGCGGCTGCCGCCAAAGCCAGCCCACTTCCGAGAAGGAGAACCGGAAGCTCAAGAATGGAGGCAAGAATCAACGCTAAGAGTCCCATCCCAAATGCCCTGCCAAGCCATCTCACTTCTGGGAAGCGCCTCCAGGTTCTAAGCGTGCACTTTACGCCGAGGAGAACGCTTAAACCGCCAACCACCACTACAACCCCGAAGTAGTACTCGATGACCCTTTCGACCACTGGCATGATATAGTTTCTCCTTTATCGCTTATTAACCTGATTTCCTCCCCGCCCTGAAGGACAAGGCTTGATAGAATAGCCAAGCTTTTTAAGGTTTGTGTATATCTAATGCTGAATTCATGCCACGATTGACATGGGGGTGTTTAAAATGAAGGACGAGCTCATCGAGCTGATATTCCAGGAGGAGGCAATAATCTTCGGACACTTCGTTCTTACCTCCGGCAAAGAGAGCGACTACTACATAAACGTCAAGAAGCTCATAACGAACCCGAAGGCTCTGAAGCTCATCGCGCGGTTGATGAAGTCCAGGGTGGAAGAGATGGGCATGGGGTTCGATAGAATAGCTGGTCCAGAGCTTGGAGCGGTTCCCATCGCAACGGCCCTGGCCCTTGAGACCGACAAGCCTCTCATCATCGTCAGAAAGAAAAAGAAGGAGCACGGCACGGGGAAGCAGATCGAGGGTGAGATTAATCCTGGAGATAGAATCCTCCTCGTTGAAGACGTCACGACGACCGGCGGGAGTGTCCTGAGGGCCGCGGAGATACTTGAAAAGCAGGGTGCGGAAGTTGTTGTGATAAGCGTTGTAGTAGACAGGGAGGAGGGAGCTAAGGAAAAGATAGAAGAGAAGTATGCCTTCCTCCCACTCGTCTCTGTATCAGAGCTTTTTGCCCGCAGGGGCCTTGTCCGTATAGAGAAGCGGGAGTAGGCCCTCGTGCAGCTTGTGGGGGAGCTTCTCCTTTTTTTTCTTTTCTCCGAATATCCATCTTTCCAGGATGTCCCCGCTTCGGTTATGGCTTTGGATGCCTTTGAGTGAGGTGCGTACTCAACTACGGGCCTCCCCTTGTTGGTGGCTTCGGGGACATTGTGGTCGTAGGGTACTATCCCAATGACGGGCATCTCGATGCTGTACTCGAGGAAGTCTACTATATCGTCGATATTTGGTGAGGATTCCCTGACCTTGTTGAGTATGGCCCCGACCTTTAGACCGTAGCCCTCTCCAAGGGCCTTTAGTTTCACTACCTCGCTCTCTATCATCCCGTGGATAAAGTGGATCGGACAGCGCTCTATCTCAACTATGATGAGCTGGTACTGAGTTAGTCTGAAGGTCGAGATTGTGTCGAACGGTATTCCAACGGGCGAATCTATTACCGTGACTTGATATCTCGTCTGTATTTCCCTCACGATGTCTCTCAGCCTTCTCTGGTATATGTCTAGGATGTCGTAGAGCTTTGAGCTCCTTGGAAGAACGTCCACATGTGTTTTAACGTCTGGGTATACTGCATCGAGAACTCTCATTTCGGGGGTTTTTATCGGGGTGTGGGGATTTGTAGATCGGGTTGTCTATGCCGAAGTGGAACGCAAGTTTTGGGAGATATGGGTCGCCGTCTATGACGAGTGTTTTGTAGTTCTTCTTGGCGAGGTAAGTGCTTAGATCTGCGGTCATGGTGGTTTTTCCAGCCCTACCCCTTCCTGTGATAACTACGGATACCATTGGATAATCCTCCTGTTTTTTAAATTATAAATTATTAATAAATGATTGGAAGAAAAGCCTCAGATGTAGTCCTCAAGCGTTTTTGCCCTGACCATTATTGAGGCCTTTTCTCGGCCGTAGAATATCTCTACAAGCCCGTCAGATTCGAGTTGTTTTATTGTTTTAAGAACCGTGGGCATTGGGGTCTCAAGTTCCTCGCTCAGGTTCTGGAGGGCCACAGCCCTCCTTTTGGTGGCGAGGATTTTATAAACCACATCCTTATGCCTGCCGAACATCAACGGCACCGTTATTTATTACTCGCTCATCCTAAATAAACCTTCCGAAGGGGGTTTTGACGTTCATTCAAGGTTAGGTTTATAAAGCCTCCCCGAAATGGGCAATTATGCAGGGACTTGTTGAGAGGATGGACTGGAAAGGACTCGGCATCGTTAAGCTCGGGAATAGGGAAATCCACGTCCCGTTCACTGCCCCGGGGGATGTGGTTGAGATCAAGCGGTGGCGGAGAAAAAAGCGGACGCTTATAGCTACCAAGTATGAGATTGTTGAACATTCCGAAATCCGAAGGAAGCCCGTCTGTCCTTATTTTGGAACCTGCGGGGGGTGCCTTCTCCAGCATCTGCCCTATGATGAGCAAGTCAAGTTTAAATCTGACAGGCTTTCCGAAATTCTTGGGATGGAAGTTGAGGTTATACCATCTTCCGAGATATATGGCCATCGAAACCGCATTGATGTTGTCATTTCGACAAGAGGGATAGGCTTCAGGAGGCGCGGCACCTGGTGGAACGTGGTGAACATCGAGGGGTGTCCCGTCTTTGGAGATGCCAGCAGAAGGGTCCTCAGCTCACTCAGGGAGTTCATAGAGGACCATAAACTGAGCCTCTACGAGATAGGCAAGAACAAGGGCTTCTTGCGCTACATCGTCATCCGTGAGGGTAAATTTACGGGCGAGCTAATGGTGAACCTCGTAACTGGCCAGGGGAGCCTTTCCGAGGATTTCCCGGCCTACTTTGACTACGCCGATTCCATCTACTGGAGTGTAAACAGAACGCCGAGCGATGTTTCCTATGGGGTGGTGGAGAGATTCTGGAAGAACGAGTTCATACGCGAGAGGCTCGACGATGTCGTTTACCTCATCCATCCCAACAGCTTCTTCCAGACGAACAGCTACCAGGCGGTTAATCTTGTGAAAGAAGTCGAAAAGGCCGTTGAAGGTGAGAGCGTTCTCGACCTTTACTCTGGTGTTGGGACGTTCGGTGTTTACCTTGCAAAGAGAGACTTTAAAGTGGAGGGCATTGAAATAAACCCCTTCGCTGTGGAAATGGCGAACCGCAATACCAAACTGAACAATGTTGATGCTATCTTCAGGGTTGGTGAAGACAAGGACGTCGAGGACTTGGCAAACTACGACACAGTAATACTTGATCCTCCAAGGGCAGGTTTACATCCAAAGCTGATTAGGAAAATCTTAAAGGATGAACCGCAAACCATCGTTTACGTATCCTGCAATCCGGGGACTCTCAAGCTGAACTTGGATAAATTACTCTCGAAGTACTCCATAGATAGTGCTGTTGGCTTGGATATGTTTCCCCATACACCCCACGTAGAAGTGGTTGTCAAACTTAAATTCAAGGTTTAACTTTAGAACCAGTAAGTTCAAAAACTTAATATACTTGGTCTGCATAACGTTGGGTAGGGGTGATTAAAAATGCTCGATGAAAGGGACAAGATTATAATCGACATGCTCACCAGAGATGCCCGCACTCCGTTCACGGAGATAGCGAAGGTATTGGGCATCAGCGAGACGGCCGTCAGGAAAAGGGTCAAGGCTCTCGAGGAGGCTGGGGTTATACGGCAGTACACCATCATGGTTGATCCGTCAAAGCTCGGTTACAACCTCGTCAGCCTTACTGGGGTTGATACACTCCCTGAGAAGATATTCGAGGTCGCGAACAAGCTCAAGGAGTTCGAGTTCGTGAGGAACGTCTATCTCACGAGCGGTGACCACATGATAATGGCCGAAATCTGGGCCAAGGACGGAGAGGACCTTTCAGACATAATCTCCAACAAGATAGGTAAACTTGACGGCGTCACCAAGGTTTGTCCGGCCATAATCCTCGAGAAGCTCAAGTGAGGCCGAGGTTTTGCCTCTCCAAACTCTTTTATGCTCTGCGCTGGATTAGTTAGGCTTTTGATGTTTCATAGAGTCCGGAGAGGAATGTCCACGCTGATAACCGCAACTTTAAAACTGTCCAAAACATTCCGCCAGCGCTCAAACTTTTGCCCGGCAAAAGTTTGGGGTGGTGCGGTGGCCGGGATTTGAACCCGGGTCACCGGCTTGGGAGGCCGGTGTCCTAGACCAGGCTAGACTACCACCGCGCGTTTAATACTAAGCCACTCTGGGCTTAAAAGCTTTACTTTATCCTTCCGCCTTTCTGGCAACTATCAGCCGAACTATACCTTTGTAGTAGCTCTCCTCGCACTCCACCTCAAAATATCCCCTGACCAGGTGGTGGGTCTCCCTCAGCGTATTGTCCTCTATGAGCCAGCCAAGAACGAGGTCTAGAGGTTTTAAAAACAGCC
Coding sequences within:
- a CDS encoding ATP-dependent DNA ligase yields the protein MKYRELSDLYRRLENTTLKTLKTKFVADFLKRVLDEELLEIVPYLILGKVFPDWDERELGVGEKLLIKAVSKATGIPEKEIENSIKDTGDLGESVALALKKKRQKSFFSQPLTIKRVYKTFVKISEASGEGSQDRKLKYLANLFMDAEAEEGKYLARTVLGTMRTGVAEGILRDAIAEAFKVKAELVERAYMLTSDFGYVAKVSKLEGNEGLSKVQIQIGKPIRPMLAQLAANVKEALIEMGGEAAFEIKYDGARVQIHKDGDTVVVYSRRLENVTRSIPEMVEAIKSHIKAEKAIVEGELVAVGDGGRPRPFQYVLRRFRRKYNIEEMIEKIPLELNLFDALYVDGEGLIDVQFRERRARLEEIVEESGKVKLAQQLVTKNPEDAEEFYKRALELGHEGLMAKRLDSVYEPGNRGKKWLKIKPTMENLDLVIVGAEWGEGRRAHVLGSFLVAAYDPEQGRFVPVGKVGSGFTDEDLVEFTKMLKPLIVKEEGKYVEIEPKVVVEVTYQEIQKSPKYESGFALRFPRYLALREDKGPEEADTLERIAQLYEFQERFRAKR
- the rlmD gene encoding 23S rRNA (uracil(1939)-C(5))-methyltransferase RlmD — translated: MQGLVERMDWKGLGIVKLGNREIHVPFTAPGDVVEIKRWRRKKRTLIATKYEIVEHSEIRRKPVCPYFGTCGGCLLQHLPYDEQVKFKSDRLSEILGMEVEVIPSSEIYGHRNRIDVVISTRGIGFRRRGTWWNVVNIEGCPVFGDASRRVLSSLREFIEDHKLSLYEIGKNKGFLRYIVIREGKFTGELMVNLVTGQGSLSEDFPAYFDYADSIYWSVNRTPSDVSYGVVERFWKNEFIRERLDDVVYLIHPNSFFQTNSYQAVNLVKEVEKAVEGESVLDLYSGVGTFGVYLAKRDFKVEGIEINPFAVEMANRNTKLNNVDAIFRVGEDKDVEDLANYDTVILDPPRAGLHPKLIRKILKDEPQTIVYVSCNPGTLKLNLDKLLSKYSIDSAVGLDMFPHTPHVEVVVKLKFKV
- a CDS encoding Na+/H+ antiporter NhaC family protein, with amino-acid sequence MSDFGVLALLPPLVAIILAIWTKRVILALLAGVWIGGVMVAGGNPVVGTTQTLEWIVSSVTSDWNARILIFDFLIGAGVGLIYKSGAVHALAASLARRVKSSREASVLGWILGVLVFFDDYTNTIVVGNTMRPITDRMRISREMLAYIDDSTAAPVAGLALVSTWIGYELLMIGKGFDSANIVYGTYDAWLSSVPYRFYSILAILLVFIVAYTHRHYGPMLKAEYRARTKGKVLRDGAKPLMTTEVDLGMPKEGGNLWDFVIPILVLVGVSMLALWYTGAANLEAYSQDLGWWTDLENPFGVNFLNYSFIESFREADAATALLWGSFAMVVVASIMLLGRRKMTVEEWEDTVIKGMKQMLFANTILVLAWSLGTAAESVGTGDYVISLATSSGTNLGPWMPLIMFLSAMFVAFTTGTSWGTFAIMVPLGVQLSLAFTKGQVNEIVFATIGATFTGSIFGDHCSPISDTTIMSSMFSGSDHIDHVTTQIPYAFTVATIGSVLYLLFALGVTSWVILLPLGIALLVGAWYVLSEWYGKKYGIPHGKVPIYVAEE
- the udg gene encoding type-4 uracil-DNA glycosylase — translated: MGKEELMKKLAEKIRSCRKCPLGELRTNTVPGAGSYEAKVMFVGEAPGYWEDQKGLPFVGRAGKVLDELLAEIGLKREDVYITNIIKCRPPDNRDPTEDEIKACSPYLDRQIDIIKPKVIVPLGRHSMRYILEKFGFDTEPISKIHGKTFEAHTLFGKIVIMPMYHPAVALYRPTLREELMKDFHKLKTLIGESL
- the lrpA gene encoding HTH-type transcriptional regulator LrpA; translation: MLDERDKIIIDMLTRDARTPFTEIAKVLGISETAVRKRVKALEEAGVIRQYTIMVDPSKLGYNLVSLTGVDTLPEKIFEVANKLKEFEFVRNVYLTSGDHMIMAEIWAKDGEDLSDIISNKIGKLDGVTKVCPAIILEKLK
- a CDS encoding pantoate kinase, encoding MLIRAFVPAHITAFFVPRFHDDPLKAGSLGAGVNLSNGTNVFLSVETGTLERHIHVAFNGEPVKKDEAVISHSVAEELVPMDFTGRVEIWQYFDFPNGYGFGNSAGGALGTALALSYRFGGTYLRAAQIAHKHEVLNKGGLGDIVGQLAGGIEIRVKAGGPGIGVVDNLFFEDCRVLVVPLGRLSTKEVLDGDVIRAIEVEGSKALERLLADPRPERMMVLAREFAERTGLLSGELLELAKQIDNVLSSPSSMIMLGKGLFALVRPKEIEIVREVVTDLEVPFDIVEVFRGRPEVGRWVG
- a CDS encoding AAA family ATPase: MVSVVITGRGRAGKTTMTADLSTYLAKKNYKTLVIDGDPYLPKLAFHFGIDNPIYKSPHPDKNPRNESSRCSIPRR
- the pyrE gene encoding orotate phosphoribosyltransferase, encoding MKDELIELIFQEEAIIFGHFVLTSGKESDYYINVKKLITNPKALKLIARLMKSRVEEMGMGFDRIAGPELGAVPIATALALETDKPLIIVRKKKKEHGTGKQIEGEINPGDRILLVEDVTTTGGSVLRAAEILEKQGAEVVVISVVVDREEGAKEKIEEKYAFLPLVSVSELFARRGLVRIEKRE
- a CDS encoding helix-turn-helix transcriptional regulator, whose translation is MFGRHKDVVYKILATKRRAVALQNLSEELETPMPTVLKTIKQLESDGLVEIFYGREKASIMVRAKTLEDYI